AATTAAACTTAGAAAATATTAAAAATGATTTTATAATCTTAAAAATAAACGCCGAAAAAAACCTAAAAAATAACATTAATAGCATAGATGAGTATTTGCAAAAATATAAAAATATAAGCTCATTTTATACTAAAGAATATGGCTATGTAATGTTTTTAAAAAATGAAAAAATCACCCTTAATGAATACTCATCAAAAGTTAGCGAGATTAATGAATATGTGCTTGTTAATTTGCTTTTTGCTAGTTTAAACAACTATGTAAGTGATTTTTTAAGGTTTAGCAATACTTCAGGTAGGATTTTTTTAAACCTTAAAAAAGTGGCTAACGAGCTAGTGGGTTTAGAGCTTAAAATCTCGCAAAATTATGATTTTTCTTTAAATGTTGTGAGTTTTTCAAAATATCAAGATTTGCAAAAATATTATCCAGAAAATAAACTTTTATTAAATGCTTATAATTTTAAAAATGATACTTTGGTTAGAGATTTTAAGAAAAATAAAAATTCATATATGCAAAAAAAGTTAAATCCAAATACTAAAAATACTATTAAATTTATGGCTTTTGATGGTTTGAGTAATTTTCAAAAATCAAAGGTTGGGGTTTTGTATGATGTTTTGGTTTTAGCAAAACAAAAGTTATCAAAATATTTAGATTTTGATATTATAAAAATAGAAAATATTAAAAGATTTGATATTAAAAACAATAATTTTTTAATTAATTTACATGAAAGTTTACAAGATGGTTGCGAGATTTTAAATTTTACAGATAATGATAAGCTAAAAATAAAGCTTGAAAGCTATCTAAATAACATACAAATAAATTCAAAAAGTAGCAAAAACGCAATAGCTATCATTAAAAGTAAAAGTGAGTATGAAGAAGGCGAAGATATTTACAATACAATCAAAACTCACCAAAATATTCAGCATGTTTGCAAAAGTGATATTGCTAAACCTGATAAATTACTTTATGAGCTAGTGATTAAGAAAAATATAGATAGTTTAAACCTTGATTTTAGGACAAATTTAAGGGCTAATTTTTATAAAAAATATGATGATTTGATAATAAAGCTTAGTTTAAATGATGATAAATTATCTTTTAGCGAAGAGTTCTTCCCTATAGATATGGCTTTATGTAATAGTGATTGCGAAGGCTTAATTGATATAAATGGCAAGATTTTTGGCATTTTTAAGACACCTTATTTTACACTGGGAGATTTTTATAAGATTTTCAATGCTTTAAATGGTGTTAAGAATGAGTTTGATACGCAAGAAATTTTTGCGAAATTACATAACATAAAAGATAGTAAAAATGCTAAAGATATAGATGAATTTATCACTATTCACACAGGTAGTAAAATCATAAAAAATAAAGATTTTGATATTAAAAAATCATTTGTAAAAAAACTTAATGAAATGCTTGATTTTACTATAAATCCAAGGCTTCAGCAGCTTCATCATCAAGATAGTATGTTTTTAGCTAATACAAATTTAAATTATTTTATATATGAAAATAATTTATATTATTTTGTGGGTAAGTTAACTGATGTGTTTGATAAAAACTCAAGGCAAGGATTAAAACCAAGTATAGTAAATGCAAGTCCTATAAGAGTGGTAAAATGCTTAAATGATGATGCTTTAATAGAACCTGAAATTTATTTAAAACTTTTATCGGTTAATTTTGTGAGATTAAACGAGCTTAGTGTGTTACCATTTTTATTTAAATATATAAATGAATATAGCTTAAGACTTAAATGCGAAGATAATGTAAAGCTAAAAGAACCTAATTTCTAGAATTTATTTTATGTACTTTTATGCTAAATAAACGAAATTCCTATTTTAAATTCTTTTGCTAAAATCACGCAAATAAAGATAAAGCAAAGGCAAGATATGGGGAAAACGATTACTTATTATTTGATAGATGATGCGGATGGTAGGATAAAGTGCACTTATTCAAACTGGACGGGAGTGGTTTTAAAACTTCCACGCCAACTCATAAAAGATAGCGACGATAGAGCAGAGCTAAATCATAGTGGCGTTTATATGCTAGTAGGCAAGGATAATCTCATCTATGTAGGTCAAGCAATTTATAAAAATGACGGAAGTAGAGTTTTAAAAAGACTCAAATAGCATTTAGACGATAGTAAAAAAGACTTTTTTAGTGTTGCATTAGTTATCACCACAACAGATAATTCACTAGGCGTTATTTAGATTAGCTATCTTGAAAACACTCTTTATAATACTTAAAAACAGCTGGTATTTGCACCATAACAAACAGCTTAGAGACACAACTATCAAAAACATAAGTTAAGAAAAACAAATGCAAAGTTTTTAAATATAGCCAAACTTATGTGTAAAACTTTTGGGTATTTTGTATTTTCTAAACCAAAGGATACAGTGATGATTTGTGATGATATGCTGTATTTTAAAAATATTATGTGTAAAAGGGTGGAAAATGGCTTTTTAGTTTTAAAAGGTAACGAAGTAGCTAGAAAATATTATGATTATGTTTCATCAAGTGTAAAAAAAGTCATAGAAAATGCCAAAGTAGATGATAATGGAATTTTGCTTGAAGATATGTTTTTTGCTAGTGCTTCATCGGCGGGGAGTTTTATTACAGGAAATAGCGTAAATGGACTTATCTCTTGGAAAAACAAAAGCGGAATAAACCTAAAAGAGCTTATTTGATAAAAGAATTTGAAATAAGAATTTCGTTTGTTTAAGTCCTGAAAGTTAGCCTAAATAAATGAAATTATGGTGTATTTTTGAAAAAATACTGGATAAAAATGGCTTATGAGTTAAAAATCACTAAAAAGCGGGTGAAAAATATTATTATAAAAGTTCGTGAGATTGGGCTTGTTGAAGTAGTATCGCCTTATTTTATAAGTAGAGCAAAAATTGATGAGATTTTAAGACTTAAAAAAGATTGGATAGAACAAAGATTAAACGAGCTTAAAACTACTAAAAAAGCAGAGCTTTTGAGTGGTAATTTTGTATTGTTTTTAGGACGAAAATATATTTTAGAATTTGATTTAGGAATTTCAAAAAATGTAGAAATTCACAATGATAAAATTATTTTAAAATGTCTTGAAAATGATGAAAATAAAGAAAAATTACTTAATGATTTTTATAAAATTCAATCAAAAGAAATCTTTAGCGAAATTTTAAAAAGATTTTGTGTGATTGTTGGTAAAGATATAAAAGCTTTGAAAGTGCGAAAAATGAAAACTCGTTGGGGTTCTTGCAATACGAAAAAATCTTATATAAATTTAAATACCGAATTAATTAAAAAAGATATATTAGCAATAGAAGCAGTGATTATGCACGAATTAACACACCTTTATCACGCTAATCACTCAAAGGCTTTTTATGCCACGCTTTTAGGATTTATGCCTGATTATTACGAGCGAATAAAATTACTAAAATAGAAAAAGAAATTTAAAAATATTTACATTAAGCTTTAATTTTATTTAACCCATTAAATATTTTAATATTTATTTTAGAGTTTTTTAATAAAATTAAAATTCTAATATCAATTCAAAGGAATAAAATGAAAAAACTTTCACTAGGTTTAATTTTAGTTAGTATTTTAAATAGTACTGTTTTAGCTTATGAAAATAGATATTCTATTGAACAAGAATATGCAATTATTAATTCTTGTATTGGAGTCTTACTTTTTACAGCTAATAAGCAAGAGTGTATATGTGCTTTGAAGTTGACACAAAAAAAATACCCTTATTATGAAAATAGTAAAGGTTTTAATAAAACATTTGATAAAAATTTAAATTATTGTGAGAAGTAATTTTGATTTCTATACTTTAGTCTAGAATTAACAAAATCATCTCCAAGAACTTGTCTTTCGAATTCAAATCTATCTTGGGGGCTTAAATAATTATAGTATTTTTGCAATTTTTCTATAGTATCACGTCTTGGATTGTTACTATCTCTGTCTAACAATTTTTTAAATGAGTCATAAAAATTTTTTATATCTTCATTAGATGTTAAATTTTCTACTTGCTCTGCTAATTCTTTAGCAACTTTAGCAAGAGTTGTATTGTTGATGATAATATAATTTTTTATTTTTTCCTTAAGTTCTTCTGCTATTTCTTTGTTTGTTTTCATTTTTTTGTCCCCAAATGTCCCTGGTTATTATTATATCATTTTGTAAGTTTTGCAAAACTAAAATAATTTTTAAGGAGAACGCGATGAATAAAAACGCGATGGATAAAGAAGCAGCAGCAAGAATTCAATCAAGCGAGGCTAAGAGAAATGGTGGTATTGTAAGCAAAGATAGTTTTGCGGCAAGAGCTCAAAGAGCAGCTAATAAAAATAGCAATAAAAAAAGAGAATAAAATGGCAATGTCTCAAGAAGAATTAGATTTATGGTCAGATATTAATAATCCAAATAACGATGCTTGTATGGATGATTGGGCTGATGCACATAATCCAAATAATGAAGATTATTTAGGTGATGATTAATATATTTAGCTAGCCTATAGGCTAGCTTTGTAATAATTGAATATAATTAGATTGTTATTTTCAAATTCTAGTTATTTTTTTGTAGTGCTTTCTTCTTTTTTATTCTCTTTAGATTTTTCTAAATCTTGTTCATTTTGTTCTTTGCTTTCGTTGTTTGTTTTATTGCTACTATTTTCTGTATTAGCAATATTTTGCTTTTTACCATTTCTTATTATGTGAATGTCTTTTTTGATAAGTTCAACCTTTATGGTTTTTTTACAATTTTTTTCTAATGTTTTACCCATTTCCATATTTTCACTACATAATTCCACATAAGCAATATCTCCTAAAGTTGATAATACTTTCACATCTTTTAGCTCAATATGTTCGCCTTTATAATGATATTTGTTATTTTTGTCATAAAAACCATCAAACATATCTTTTATAAAACTATTTTTATTAACCATTATTGTAGCGTTATAGTTTCCTATTCCAGAAAGAGATAAAGTATTTATTTCAGAAAAAGTAAAAATAGCTACTGATATAAACAATATGATTATTCTTATGCTATTTATATTTTTTTTATTTCCTTTCCATAATATTCCAAAATACGATAAAAGCATGGTTGTAGATAAAACAATTAATATAGGTATAAGTTGTTTTTTATAGAAAAAATAAAATATTAAAGAACTTAATAAACATACTAATAATATTTGAAATATCAAAGGCATACAAACAATCAATTTTATTGTTTTATTCTTTTCTTTTATATTTTTAATTTGCCATACTAATTCAGTTGAAATATATAAAATAAATATTAAAAATATAGACCAAACTAAGTTAGAAAAACCAAAAGTCAAAAATTGCTCAAATGTAAGTTCTAGTGGGTATTGTAATTTAAAAACATATACTATACCATAATTAAAAGCAGAACCGGCAATTATTAAAAATAATAAAATTTGCCCTAAAGCAATAGATATTTGTCCATATTTTTTAATATTTTTATATATCCATCTTGTTGTTATTCTGTTAGTTTGGAAAAAATCTTCATCATTTTGTTCTTTGTTTATAGGCGTTGCAAGTTTTTCTTGTATCCATTTGTAGAT
This is a stretch of genomic DNA from Campylobacter sp. RM12651. It encodes these proteins:
- a CDS encoding DUF4357 domain-containing protein, with translation MCKTFGYFVFSKPKDTVMICDDMLYFKNIMCKRVENGFLVLKGNEVARKYYDYVSSSVKKVIENAKVDDNGILLEDMFFASASSAGSFITGNSVNGLISWKNKSGINLKELI
- a CDS encoding SprT family zinc-dependent metalloprotease, which encodes MKKYWIKMAYELKITKKRVKNIIIKVREIGLVEVVSPYFISRAKIDEILRLKKDWIEQRLNELKTTKKAELLSGNFVLFLGRKYILEFDLGISKNVEIHNDKIILKCLENDENKEKLLNDFYKIQSKEIFSEILKRFCVIVGKDIKALKVRKMKTRWGSCNTKKSYINLNTELIKKDILAIEAVIMHELTHLYHANHSKAFYATLLGFMPDYYERIKLLK